The following proteins are co-located in the Apium graveolens cultivar Ventura chromosome 5, ASM990537v1, whole genome shotgun sequence genome:
- the LOC141661548 gene encoding protein DETOXIFICATION 14-like encodes MEGEPLLATNETLSSSSSSLSILRWEGVVREIKKVSYITMPMVVTAVSQNLLAVISMMMIGHLGELALSSAAIATSLANVTGFSLMVGMASALETLCGQAYGAQQYHMIGTYTYAAIISLLFVCIPVSILWCFTEKLLTVVGQDPLISHEAGIYTRWLIPALFPYAILQLLVRFLLTQSLLYPMLLSSVAALIFHIPMCWMLIFKFDFGSAGAALSLGLSCWFNVIMLGIYVKYTSSCEKTRISFSKNVFSCIREFFWFGIPSAVMLCLEWWSYELAILLSGRLPNPQLETSVLSICFVVFSLHFNIPNSFAAGASTRVSNELGAGHPEAARLAAWVAAFLAVVEVVIASIILFSCRSILGYAFGEEKEVADYVEQMIPTLCLSIMVDCLATLFSGVARGVGWQHLGAYVNLGAYYLCGIPVASVLAFVLNWRGKGLWIGLATGSLLQSCMLMLITFFTDWRKQARKATDRVFEERSC; translated from the exons ATGGAAGGAGAACCACTGCTTGCTACAAATGAAACATTGTCGTCGTCGTCATCATCGTTATCGATTTTAAGATGGGAGGGGGTAGTGAGAGAGATAAAGAAGGTGAGTTACATAACAATGCCTATGGTGGTCACAGCTGTTTCCCAGAACTTGTTGGCTGTGATATCCATGATGATGATTGGTCACCTCGGTGAGCTCGCTCTCTCCAGCGCTGCTATAGCCACTTCTCTTGCCAACGTTACTGGCTTCAGTCTCATG GTAGGGATGGCAAGTGCACTGGAAACACTATGTGGTCAAGCTTATGGAGCACAACAGTACCATATGATAGGAACCTATACCTATGCAGCCATTATATCTCTGCTTTTCGTCTGTATACCGGTATCAATTCTATGGTGCTTCACTGAAAAGCTTCTTACAGTAGTTGGTCAAGACCCTTTAATCTCGCACGAAGCTGGCATTTACACAAGATGGCTTATTCCCGCACTATTCCCATATGCTATTCTTCAATTGTTGGTTCGCTTCTTGCTGACACAAAGTTTGTTGTATCCCATGCTTTTAAGTTCTGTTGCTGCTCTAATTTTCCACATACCTATGTGTTGGATGTTAATATTCAAGTTCGATTTTGGAAGTGCTGGAGCAGCATTAAGCCTTGGTCTGTCATGTTGGTTTAATGTGATCATGCTTGGAATTTATGTGAAGTACACGTCTTCATGTGAAAAGACTAGGATCTCATTCTCGAAAAATGTCTTCTCATGCATCCGAGAATTTTTCTGGTTTGGCATCCCTTCTGCTGTCATGTTATG TCTTGAGTGGTGGTCATATGAGCTTGCTATATTGCTCTCTGGGCGTTTGCCAAATCCTCAACTTGAAACTTCAGTACTGTCAATATG TTTTGTAGTCTTTTCACTTCACTTCAACATACCAAATTCTTTCGCTGCTGGTGCAAG CACCCGAGTCTCGAATGAATTAGGTGCAGGGCATCCAGAGGCAGCTAGATTGGCTGCTTGGGTTGCAGCATTTCTTGCAGTTGTGGAGGTGGTCATTGCAAGCATAATTCTCTTTAGCTGCAGGTCTATACTGGGATATGCTTTCGGGGAAGAGAAAGAAGTGGCCGATTATGTTGAACAAATGATTCCTACTCTATGTCTTTCGATTATGGTGGACTGCTTAGCAACCTTGTTTTCTG GGGTTGCTAGAGGAGTAGGGTGGCAGCATCTAGGAGCATATGTAAACCTTGGAGCATATTATCTGTGTGGAATTCCAGTGGCAAGCGTGTTGGCTTTTGTTTTAAATTGGAGAGGGAAGGGCCTTTGGATAGGTTTAGCTACCGGTTCATTGCTGCAGAGTTGCATGCTTATGCTGATTACATTCTTCACAGACTGGAGAAAGCAG GCAAGAAAGGCAACAGACAGAGTATTTGAGGAGAGATCCTGCTAA
- the LOC141723453 gene encoding 2-hydroxyacyl-CoA lyase encodes MAQSDEKTSSLIDCNQLVAKSLSRAGIDRMFGVVGIPVTSLANRALAIGIRFIAFHNEQSAGYAASAYGYLTGRPGVLLTVSGPGCVHGLAGMSNAAANCWPMVMISGSCDQNDVGRGDFQELDQVAAVKPFSKLSIKVKDVREIPGSVFRVLDRAGSGRPGGCYLDIPADVLHQSLSESEADELLDAAEKLVSEEVIEEVKSSDISKAVELLRKAERPLIVFGKGAAISKAEGVLKKLVEATGIPFLPTPMGKGLLPDTHELAATAARSLAIGKCDVALVVGARLNWLLHFGEPPKWDKDVKFILVDICKEEIELRKPALGLVGDAKRVLEILSKEIKDDPFCLGKSHPWIEGISKKAKDNVAKMEVQLAKDVVPFNFMTPMRIIRDAILGVGSPAPILVSEGANTMDVGRGVLIQTEPRTRLDAGTWGTMGVGLGYCIAAAVASPDRLVVAVEGDSGFGFSAMEVETLVRYQLPVVVIVFNNGGVYGGDRRNPEEITGPFKDDPAPTSFVPGAAYHVLIEAFGGKGYLVGTPDELKSALTESFSARKPAVINVTIDPYAGAESGRLQHKN; translated from the exons ATGGCTCAATCTGATGAAAAGACTTCATCTTTAATCGATTGCAACCAACTAGTAGCAAAATCTCTCTCACGCGCCGGCATCGATCGCATGTTCGGCGTCGTCGGAATTCCGGTCACTTCACTCGCCAATCGTGCTTTAGCTATCGGAATTCGTTTCATCGCTTTTCACAACGAACAATCCGCCGGTTACGCCGCGTCAGCTTACGGTTACCTCACCGGCCGTCCGGGAGTTCTTCTCACCGTCTCCGGTCCCGGTTGTGTTCACGGACTCGCTGGAATGTCAAACGCCGCCGCTAATTGCTGGCCTATGGTGATGATCTCCGGTTCGTGTGATCAAAACGACGTCGGAAGAGGGGACTTTCAGGAGCTTGATCAGGTGGCTGCGGTTAAACCCTTTTCGAAATTATCGATAAAAGTTAAggatgttagagaaatacccgGGTCGGTTTTTCGGGTTCTTGATCGGGCCGGGTCGGGTCGACCCGGTGGATGTTACTTGGATATTCCAGCTGATGTGCTTCATCAGAGTTTGAGTGAGTCAGAAGCTGATGAGTTGTTGGATGCTGCTGAGAAATTAGTCAGTGAGGAGGTAATTGAGGAGGTTAAGAGTTCTGATATTTCGAAAGCTGTTGAGTTGTTGAGGAAAGCTGAGAGGCCTTTGATTGTGTTTGGTAAAGGGGCTGCTATATCGAAAGCGGAAGGTGTGTTGAAGAAGCTTGTGGAAGCTACTGGGATTCCTTTTTTGCCTACTCCTATGGGAAAGGGTTTGTTACCGGATACTCATGAGCTTGCTGCTACTGCTGCTAGGTCGCTTGCGATTGGGAAATGTGATGTTGCGCTTGTCGTTGGTGCACGACTTAATTGGTTGTTGCATTTTGGGGAGCCTCCTAAGTGGGATAAGGATGTGAAGTTTATACTTGTTGATATTTGTAAGGAAGAGATTGAGCTGAGGAAACCGGCTTTGGGATTAGTTGGTGATGCTAAGAGGGTATTGGAGATTCTTAGCAAGGAGATTAAGGACGATCCTTTTTGTTTGGGAAAGTCGCATCCTTGGATTGAAGGGATTTCGAAGAAGGCTAAAGATAATGTCGCAAAAATGGAGGTTCAGCTGGCAAAGGACGTGGTACCATTTAATTTTATGACACCTATGAGGATTATTAGGGATGCAATTCTCGGGGTTGGGAGTCCTGCCCCGATATTGGTTTCTGAAGGGGCAAATACCATGGATGTTGGTCGTGGTGTATTGATTCAGACGGAGCCAAGGACTAGGCTTGATGCAGGGACTTGGGGAACTATGGGGGTTGGTCTTGGTTATTGCATTGCCGCAGCAGTAGCTTCACCTGATCGGCTTGTGGTTGCAGTTGAAGGGGATTCTGGATTTGGATTCAGTGCCATGGAAGTTGAG ACTCTGGTTCGATATCAATTACCTGTAGTCGTGATAGTCTTTAACAATGGTGGTGTATACGGTGGTGATCGGAGAAACCCTGAGGAGATCACTGGGCCTTTTAAAGATGATCCAGCTCCCACTTCTTTTGTACCTGGTGCTGCATATCATGTTTTAATTGAAGCTTTTGGGGGGAAAGGTTATCTGGTTGGGACACCTGATGAACTTAAATCAGCCCTTACTGAATCTTTTTCTGCACGGAAGCCTGCTGTCATAAATGTCACTATTGATCCATATGCAGGTGCAGAGAGTGGCAGGCTGCAACACAAAAACTGA
- the LOC141661451 gene encoding protein DETOXIFICATION 3-like, producing the protein MVMPVRDVDAELSEKDEITDWRKKTLLKYGEELKKTSRIAAPMVAVSVLQYLLQVISVMMVGHVNQLTLASVAIATSLTNVTGFSLLSGLVGGLETLCGQAYGARQYHKVGVYTCSAIISLLLVCLPICVFWIFMDKFLILIGQDHSVSVEARKYAIWVIPALFGGAILKPVVRYLQSQSLTRPLLASSFAVLCFHVSLCWALIFKFKLGTVGAAVAFSMSTWLYLVLLVLYIKYSASCETTRISFTSEAFLVIGQFFRFAVPSAVMVCLKWWSLEVLVLLSGVLPNPKLETSVLSICLTISTLHFTVPYGIGAAASTRVSNELGAGNPQAARVAVWTVIFLAAVEAVIVSTTLFFCRNVLGHAYSNDKAVVSYIAVMTPLICLSVITDSIQAVISGIARGSGWQHIGAYVNIGAFYLFGIPIAVVLGFTKHMNAKGLWIGIVVGSVIQSTVLFLVTSFTNWQKQATKAKERMSKVGSAVENEEESTRNDHQ; encoded by the exons ATGGTTATGCCGGTGAGAGACGTGGATGCAGAGTTATCAGAGAAGGATGAGATTACGGACTGGAGGAAGAAGACATTGTTGAAATATGGTGAGGAGTTAAAGAAAACGAGTCGCATTGCAGCGCCGATGGTTGCAGTTTCAGTGCTGCAGTACCTCCTTCAAGTTATATCTGTGATGATGGTTGGTCATGTAAATCAGCTTACACTTGCTAGCGTCGCCATTGCTACCTCTTTGACTAATGTCACCGGCTTCAGTCTTCTG TCAGGACTGGTTGGTGGACTGGAAACTTTATGCGGCCAAGCTTATGGAGCAAGGCAATATCATAAAGTTGGTGTATATACTTGCAGTGCCATAATATCTCTGCTTCTAGTTTGCCTACCAATATGTGTATTCTGGATTTTTATGGACAAATTCTTGATTTTAATCGGCCAAGATCATTCAGTCTCAGTTGAAGCCCGCAAGTATGCCATTTGGGTGATCCCTGCATTATTTGGTGGTGCAATTCTTAAGCCAGTAGTTAGATATCTGCAGTCTCAGAGTTTGACTCGACCCCTGCTCGCAAGTTCTTTCGCTGTTTTATGTTTTCATGTTTCTCTGTGTTGGGCTTTGATATTCAAGTTCAAGCTCGGAACTGTTGGTGCAGCTGTAGCATTTAGTATGTCCACTTGGTTGTATCTAGTTTTGCTAGTGTTATATATAAAATACTCGGCCTCTTGTGAGACCACCCGCATTTCTTTCACCAGTGAGGCCTTCCTTGTTATCGGGCAATTCTTCCGGTTCGCTGTCCCATCTGCAGTAATGGTCTG TCTGAAATGGTGGTCGCTTGAGGTTCTTGTTTTGCTATCTGGCGTTTTGCCTAATCCAAAGCTTGAAACTTCAGTTCTTTCAATATG CCTAACAATATCGACATTGCACTTCACTGTACCATATGGAATAGGGGCTGCAGCAAG TACTCGTGTTTCGAATGAACTAGGAGCTGGAAATCCACAGGCAGCTAGAGTGGCTGTATGGACTGTGATATTTCTTGCAGCCGTGGAGGCAGTAATAGTAAGCACAACACTCTTCTTCTGCCGCAATGTTTTGGGGCATGCTTACAGCAATGACAAGGCAGTTGTGAGTTATATTGCTGTGATGACTCCCCTAATATGTCTGTCTGTCATCACTGACAGCATACAAGCTGTTATTTCTG GTATTGCTAGGGGGAGTGGCTGGCAACATATTGGAGCATATGTGAACATTGGTGCATTTTATCTGTTTGGTATTCCTATAGCTGTGGTTTTGGGCTTCACCAAACATATGAATGCAAAAGGGCTTTGGATTGGAATAGTGGTTGGGTCAGTTATACAGTCCACTGTCCTGTTTCTGGTAACAAGCTTCACAAACTGGCAAAAGCAG GCAACGAAGGCAAAGGAGAGGATGTCTAAAGTAGGATCCGCAGTTGAGAACGAAGAGGAGAGCACCAGAAATGATCATCAGTAG
- the LOC141723781 gene encoding protein DETOXIFICATION 14-like, with protein sequence MEEPLLQTANNQRVASVIVSEMKKVSYIAMPMVVTTVSQNMVRVISLMMIGHLGELSLSGASIATSLTNVTGFSLLFGMASALETLCGQAYGAQQYHMIGTYTYGAIISLLLVCIPISVLWIFTEKFLLLIGQDPAISHEAGIFSIWLIPALFPYAILQLLVRYLLTQSLLYPMLLSSVAALVFHIPLSWVVIYKFKFGSGGAGLAIGLSYWLNVILLGIYVKFTPSCKKTRITFSKDVFPSIREFFRFGIPSAVMICLEWWSYELVILLAGLLPNPQLETSVLSICLTIAALHYYIPYSFGAGASTRVSNELGAGHPEAAKLAAWVATFLAAIEVAIASTILFSCRSILGYAFGGEKEVVDYVREMTPLLSLSMMVDCFQAMFCGVARGTGWQHLGAYVNLAAYYVGGIPIACMLAFVFHWRGQGLWIGLTIGSLLQTCMLMMVTFFTDWKKQAREARERIFEGRSQQTIE encoded by the exons ATGGAAGAGCCACTGCTTCAGACGGCCAATAATCAAAGGGTGGCATCGGTGATTGTGAGTGAGATGAAGAAGGTGAGTTACATAGCAATGCCTATGGTGGTCACCACTGTTTCTCAAAACATGGTCAGGGTTATTTCTTTGATGATGATTGGCCACCTCGGCGAACTCTCTCTTTCGGGCGCTTCCATTGCCACTTCTCTCACCAATGTCACTGGCTTCAGTCTTCTG TTTGGGATGGCAAGTGCCCTGGAAACACTATGCGGTCAAGCTTATGGAGCACAGCAATACCATATGATAGGAACCTATACTTATGGAGCCATCATATCTCTCCTTTTAGTTTGTATACCGATATCTGTTCTATGGATCTTCACTGAAAAATTTCTATTATTAATCGGTCAAGACCCTGCAATCTCACATGAAGCTGGCATTTTCTCAATCTGGCTTATTCCTGCACTGTTTCCATACGCAATTCTCCAATTGTTGGTCCGCTACTTGCTGACACAAAGTTTGTTATATCCAATGCTATTAAGTTCTGTTGCAGCTCTAGTATTTCACATACCTCTGTCTTGGGTGGTAATATACAAGTTCAAATTTGGAAGTGGTGGAGCAGGACTCGCCATTGGTTTGTCATACTGGCTTAATGTAATCTTGCTCGGGATTTATGTGAAGTTCACACCATCATGTAAAAAGACTAGGATCACATTCTCAAAAGATGTCTTTCCAAGCATCAGAGAATTCTTCCGATTTGGCATTCCTTCTGCTGTCATGATATG TCTTGAGTGGTGGTCATATGAGCTTGTTATATTGCTGGCCGGGCTTTTGCCAAATCCTCAACTTGAGACTTCAGTTCTGTCAATATG TCTTACAATCGCTGCATTGCACTACTACATACCATATTCTTTCGGTGCTGGTGCAAG CACACGGGTCTCGAATGAATTAGGTGCAGGGCATCCGGAGGCAGCAAAACTGGCTGCTTGGGTTGCAACATTTCTTGCAGCTATAGAGGTGGCCATTGCAAGCACAATTCTCTTTAGCTGCAGGTCTATACTGGGATATGCTTTCGGAGGAGAGAAAGAAGTGGTGGATTATGTCAGAGAAATGACTCCTCTGCTAAGTCTTTCAATGATGGTGGATTGCTTCCAAGCAATGTTTTGTG GAGTGGCCAGAGGTACCGGGTGGCAGCATCTAGGAGCATATGTGAACCTTGCAGCATATTATGTGGGTGGAATTCCAATTGCATGCATGTTGGCTTTTGTTTTTCATTGGAGAGGACAAGGCCTTTGGATAGGTTTAACTATTGGTTCATTACTGCAAACTTGCATGCTTATGATGGTCACATTCTTCACCGATTGGAAGAAGCAG GCAAGAGAGGCCAGGGAGAGGATATTTGAGGGGAGATCTCAGCAAACAATCGAATAA
- the LOC141661358 gene encoding protein DETOXIFICATION 14-like, giving the protein MEEPLLETTRNCQEKQGGVSTVVVELETLSLSSSLPRRWEVIVSEMKMVSYIAMPMVVTTVSQNLLRVISMMMIGHLGELSLSGASIATSLTNVTGFSFLFGMASALETLCGQAYGAEQYQIIGTYTYAAIISLLLVCIPISILWIFTEKLLVLIGQDPLISHEAGIYSIWLVPTLFPYAILQLLIRFLLTQSLIYPMLLSSVAALVFHIPISWLLIFKFEFGSAGAALGIGLSYWLNVILLGIYVKYASSCEKSRISFSKDVFPNIKQFFRFGIPSAVMICLEWWSYELVILLSGLLPNPQLETSVLSICLVVSSLHYYIPYSFSAGASTRVSNELGAGHPEAARLAAWVATFLAVVEVVIASVIILSCRSILGYAFGEEKEVVDYVEEMIPLLSISIMVDCLAALFSGVARGVGWQRLGAYVNLGAYYLCGIPVACVLAFVLHWRGKGLWIGLTTAALLQGLMLMTITLFTDWKMQVRKARERIYERRSQITIE; this is encoded by the exons ATGGAAGAGCCCCTGCTTGAGACGACACGTAACTGCCAGGAAAAACAGGGAGGGGTGTCCACGGTTGTGGTTGAGCTAGAAACATTGTCATTGTCATCATCACTACCGAGGAGATGGGAGGTGATTGTGAGTGAGATGAAGATGGTGAGTTACATAGCAATGCCTATGGTGGTCACCACTGTTTCTCAGAACCTGTTAAGGGTTATTTCCATGATGATGATTGGCCATCTTGGTGAGCTCTCTCTTTCCGGGGCTTCCATTGCCACTTCTCTTACAAACGTCACCGGCTTCAGTTTTCTG TTTGGGATGGCAAGTGCACTGGAAACACTATGTGGCCAAGCATATGGAGCAGAACAATACCAGATTATAGGAACCTATACCTATGCAGCCATTATATCTCTCCTTCTAGTTTGTATACCGATATCTATTCTATGGATCTTCACTGAAAAACTTCTTGTATTGATCGGTCAAGACCCTTTAATATCACACGAAGCTGGAATATACTCAATTTGGCTTGTTCCCACACTATTTCCTTACGCAATTCTTCAATTGTTAATTCGCTTCTTGCTGACTCAAAGTTTGATATATCCAATGCTTTTAAGTTCGGTTGCAGCTTTAGTTTTCCACATACCTATATCTTGGCTTCTGATTTTCAAGTTTGAATTTGGAAGTGCTGGAGCAGCACTAGGCATTGGTTTGTCATATTGGCTTAATGTTATCTTGCTTGGGATTTATGTGAAGTACGCATCATCCTGTGAAAAGTCTAGGATCTCATTCTCAAAAGATGTCTTCCCAAACATCAAACAATTTTTTCGATTTGGCATCCCTTCTGCTGTCATGATATG TCTTGAATGGTGGTCATATGAGCTTGTCATATTGCTCTCTGGGCTACTGCCAAATCCTCAACTTGAGACTTCAGTCCTGTCAATATG TCTCGTGGTCTCTTCACTTCACTACTACATACCCTATTCTTTCAGTGCAGGTGCAAG CACTCGAGTCTCGAATGAATTAGGTGCAGGGCATCCAGAGGCAGCTAGACTTGCTGCTTGGGTTGCAACATTTCTTGCAGTTGTGGAGGTGGTCATTGCAAGCGTAATTATTCTCAGCTGCAGGTCTATATTAGGATATGCTTTCGGGGAAGAGAAAGAAGTGGTCGATTATGTTGAAGAGATGATTCCTCTTCTGAGTATTTCAATAATGGTGGACTGCTTAGCAGCCCTGTTTTCTG GGGTTGCTAGAGGAGTCGGATGGCAGCGTCTAGGAGCATATGTAAACCTTGGAGCATATTATCTGTGTGGAATTCCAGTGGCATGTGTGTTGGCTTTCGTTTTACATTGGAGAGGGAAGGGCCTTTGGATAGGTTTAACTACTGCTGCATTGCTGCAAGGCCTTATGCTTATGACAATAACACTCTTCACGGATTGGAAAATGCAG GTAAGAAAGGCAAGGGAGAGGATATATGAAAGAAGATCACAGATAACAATAGAATGA